A single region of the Candidatus Binataceae bacterium genome encodes:
- a CDS encoding DUF2059 domain-containing protein, which translates to QQQAALDKLRNVDPSRIRAIMVDTCIKIYTADELSGMAKFYNSPVGKAVLKKSPDFDRTLTAGIQAEAQRVLGQ; encoded by the coding sequence CAGCAGCAGGCCGCGCTCGACAAGTTGCGCAATGTGGATCCGAGCCGTATCCGCGCGATCATGGTCGACACCTGCATCAAGATCTACACGGCGGACGAACTCTCGGGCATGGCGAAGTTCTACAATTCGCCCGTCGGCAAGGCGGTCCTCAAGAAATCGCCGGATTTCGACAGAACTCTCACGGCCGGCATTCAGGCGGAAGCGCAGCGCGTGCTGGGTCAGTAA